DNA from Sorangium aterium:
CGCCAAACGTCCTGCTCGGCTCATCGTAGATGAATGCCATGTCGGCTCCTAGTGCAAGGATCCCCGGCTGTCAAACACGAGCGGCGCCGTTCTCCCGGGAAAGTCGTGTAATATCGATGGTTTGCGGGGGCAACGGCGGGCCTGGAAGGGCGGCGCGAGGCGCGAGGCGACAGGGGCCCGGCCGCCCGCCAGCGTCGCGGCGAGGCGGTGCAGGAGCCCGGGCGGGATGACCGGGCTCCCTGGGGGGCGGAGCTAGAGCGGGCGCACCGGCAGGCAGAGCTCGCAGCGGAAGCTGTTGGTCTTGGGATCGTGGAACTCGCCCTGGTAGAGCTCGAAGCAGGGCCGGTGATCGGGCTGATAGCCGCTCTCAGGGAGCCACCTGCCGAAGAGCTGGTCCCAGGCGGCGCCGATCGTGTGCGCCTCGCCGAGGAACGCGCCCGCGGCGTACTTGCCGCCGGCGACGTCGGTCACGTTGACGTCGCCGTCCGCCTTGAAGTCCTGCGGGATCACGATGGCGGCGTCGAGGCGGCACTTGGCAGGCTCGGTGACCTTGGGGTTGTCGTGCGCGATGTTGAGGCAGATGCGGTCCGGGGTCCACAGATCGCGGGCGCTGGCCCAGCGCACGAGCCGCTGCCAGGCCTCGTCGACGCTCCCTCCCGGGCCGTAGGGGCCGACGCATCGGACATAGGCCACGTGGTAGCTCGGCAGGGTCTTCACGGTCACGTTCATGATCTCCTCCTCGTCTTGGCGGGCGTCCGCGCCCGACGAGGAGGCATCTTGGTAGGGCGCGCAGACCGCTGCTTTGCACGGATTGCGCTCGACTTCACCCGGCTTGCGATCCGCTTGCCCCGCCTTGCGCGCGTCCGTGGCGCCGCCGTTGCGCCAGGCGGACGCGCTCATGCCGAAGCGCTCCTTGAAGGCGCGCGCGAAGGCGCTCGCCGAGCCGAAGCCGTTCTCGAGGGCGATCTCGAGGATGTCGGCGCGCGGCCGCTGCACGAGGTGGCTCGCAGCGGTCTCGAGGCGCGTCCGCTGGATGAACTCGCGAAGGTTCTCGCCCGTCATGGACTTGAACACGCGGTGGAAGTGAAACGGCGAGAACGCCGCCACGGCCGCCAGCGTGTCGAGGGAGAGGTCCTCCGCGCGGTGGGCCTGGATGTAGTCGATCACGCGGTTGACCCGCCGCTGGTACTCGGCGCGGCTCCTGTCGGACGTTGCCACGGGCGGAGGGTACCTGATGGATGGTCGCAGAAAAAAGGGCCTCGGCCGCGACCGCGCCCAGGTTGGGAGGGGCGCCCGGCACCCGACTCAACGTGGGTCGGGTCGCCTCAACGTGGGTCGGGTCGCCTCAACGTGGGTCGGGTCGCCTCTACTCGAGCTCCAGCTCGACGAGCCGGATCTCCCCCTCCAGGAACCCCGTCTCCCGGAAGTACGTCATGTACTCCACCCGCTCTCCTTCCCGCGCGAGCTCCGCGTGCACGAGGGCGGCATAGGGCCACGCATCCGGCGTAGGCGGGACCTCGGCGGTGAGAACCACCGCGCTGTCCGACCAGGGCCCCTCCGGCGCCGGAGCCGTCCGGATCGAGATCTCCGACGATACCGGCTCGCTGTACAGCGCGATGTACCTGCCGACATGCTCATTCCAATGCACCGACATCATCGGTGCCCCCGCCATGACCGGCTCCGCCTCACCATGGCCCTTCACCCAGCGCTCGTCCGAGAAGAACCGCCACGCGTCGCGCTCCGTTGCCTCCGCGAGCGGGGCGCGCGCGACGATGCACGGGCACGTGAGACCCGAGCACGCGCAGGCATAGGCGTAGAGCATCCCCTCGCGGACGAGCGCCGCCGACGTGAGCAAGGGCTCATCCGCGCCGAAGAGGAGCGTCGGATCCGCAGCGCCCGGGCGCACCTCCGGGCGTGCGGGGGGCGCGTCGAGGCTCTCCCAGACAGCGATGGACGAACCCAGCATGTCGACTTCGAACGCCCCGGCCCCGAGTCGCCCCGTCACCTTGCTGTAGAAGACGAGCGCACGGCCGGTCGCCTCGTCGACGACGATGGGGCCCGGCCACAGCGCATAGCGCGCTCCGCAGTCCTCCTCGCACGTCTCCTCCGAACGAGGGTCGGAGTGCTCGAGGTTGAACGCGAGCTCCTCCTCGGTGAACGGCAGGAACTCCCGCGGCGCGCCGTCCGCGTCGAGCGGCTCGGTGAGCGACGAGAGCCCATCCGACGCATCCAGATCGTCGGTCGCGCAGAAGGTGCTCGACCTCCAGAGCGCCCCGTCTTCCCCCGGCATCTCCAAGGTCGTGTCGCCGAACACCCACACCGATCGGTCGCCCCACCGCGCGCTGTAGCCGCCGTCCCGCCCTCGGATCGCCGGGGCAAACTCCAGCGCGCCCAGGTCGCGCACCGCGCGCACCGCGGCCTCGGGCGCCTCCTCGCCACACCCGGCGCACAGGAGAGCGAACCCGGCGGCTCCCATGGTCCTTCGATAACGCATGCGCGCGAGGGTACCATGGGGAGCCTGAACGCCGCCGCCGTCGGCGTCGCTCCGCTGCCGGACTACACGCGACGGGGGCGCCGGCGGGCCCCGCGCGCACAAGGGCTCTGGCGCAGAGGATGGCGGCGATCCGCAAGAGGCGAGGAGAGCTACTCCGCTGATCGGTTCGCGGTCTGGAGGACGGCGATGCCTCCGCCGCTGTCAAATCTGCCTGCAGGCGGCAGCGCAGCGGCGGCACTCGTCAGCGCACGTCTTCATCTGCATATCCCCAGTGAGCTTATCGCAGCTCGCCGCGCACTGCTCGCAGAGGCTGGCGCA
Protein-coding regions in this window:
- a CDS encoding AraC family transcriptional regulator gives rise to the protein MATSDRSRAEYQRRVNRVIDYIQAHRAEDLSLDTLAAVAAFSPFHFHRVFKSMTGENLREFIQRTRLETAASHLVQRPRADILEIALENGFGSASAFARAFKERFGMSASAWRNGGATDARKAGQADRKPGEVERNPCKAAVCAPYQDASSSGADARQDEEEIMNVTVKTLPSYHVAYVRCVGPYGPGGSVDEAWQRLVRWASARDLWTPDRICLNIAHDNPKVTEPAKCRLDAAIVIPQDFKADGDVNVTDVAGGKYAAGAFLGEAHTIGAAWDQLFGRWLPESGYQPDHRPCFELYQGEFHDPKTNSFRCELCLPVRPL
- a CDS encoding DUF4185 domain-containing protein, with amino-acid sequence MGAAGFALLCAGCGEEAPEAAVRAVRDLGALEFAPAIRGRDGGYSARWGDRSVWVFGDTTLEMPGEDGALWRSSTFCATDDLDASDGLSSLTEPLDADGAPREFLPFTEEELAFNLEHSDPRSEETCEEDCGARYALWPGPIVVDEATGRALVFYSKVTGRLGAGAFEVDMLGSSIAVWESLDAPPARPEVRPGAADPTLLFGADEPLLTSAALVREGMLYAYACACSGLTCPCIVARAPLAEATERDAWRFFSDERWVKGHGEAEPVMAGAPMMSVHWNEHVGRYIALYSEPVSSEISIRTAPAPEGPWSDSAVVLTAEVPPTPDAWPYAALVHAELAREGERVEYMTYFRETGFLEGEIRLVELELE